Within the Drosophila melanogaster chromosome 3R genome, the region CCTTGATGCCATTCCCAAGCTCACCGTTCCCGAGTCTCTTGTGCCGGAAGAAACTTCGGTTTTCCTGGATGCTCCTGAATGGCTGACCGAAAGCTATCTGCAGGATGCCTTGCGCAAATACTACAAGGACCAACTCATTAGGATCAACTGGGTCAAGGTTAATCCTGCCTTGGGCAAGGGTGAAAACTACGGTGGAGTCCTCACCCGTGTGAAGGCACAGTTCACTCGGAGCGATGGTAGCTCCCAACTGGGTCACTACATTGTAAAGTCCACATTTGAGGGGAATGAGTTCGCCCAGAATGCCATGAAGCCGTACGACATCTTCAATCGTGAGATGATCATCTACGAGCAGGTCTTGCCCAAGCAGAAGGCCCTCCTCCGGGAAATCGGTGATGCGGAGCAGATCTTTGCCGAAACCATGGCGGTGGACATAGATAACTCGGCGCTGATTTTCGAAGATCTGAATGCTCGTGGCTTTGTAATGCCGGATCGCTTGGTCGGATTGGACCAGAAGCTAGCTCGAATTGTGCTCCGTAAGCTGGCCAAAATGCATGCCACTTCGGCGGTCCTGAACGAACGCGAGAACCACATCCTCGAGAGCTACGATCGAGGGTTCTTCAACCGCTATACCGATAACTATGAACCAGCATTTGTGGGCATGCTCCAGGCGGCCACTAGGCGTGTGGCTCAGTGGCCAGGATACGAAAAGTACGCAGAGAAGTTAAAGGCTCTGGTGCCCATCTACATGGAACTGGGCAAAAGAATCTTCGACATTAGTCCTGGGCACATTAATGTCCTGGCTCACGGAGATCTTTGGACCAATAATGTGCTGGTTAAGTACGACAAGCAGACCGGTGAGCCAATTGACGTGGttattattgatttccaatACACGGCCTGGGGATCGCCGGCACTTGATCTGTTTTACTTCATGAACTCCTCGTTGGAGTTCGATCTTCATCAGAACCATCAGGAGCAGCTGATTGCCTACTACTTTAGGCATTTCGCAGATACATTGAAAAAACTGCAGTACCGATCCACAATTCCAAGCTTGCATCAGTTCCACCAGCAATTGCAGCAGAAGAAATTCTACGGTGAGTTAAAATGTAACCAGATTAGACCTTCTGTTGCTAATTACCAAATTCATCTCTTGATTTTCAGCTGCCCACACATCCATTTCGGTGTTTCCAGTTCAGCGAAATGTGGAAACAGCAGATGCCGATTTTAATGCCCTAATGGAGAACAACCAACGGGCCATGAATTTCAAGGATGCCTGCTATAGGAATCCGATTGCTCAAAGGATCTTGCGGGAACTTCTGCCTGATTTCGAGGCAGAGGGTCTTCTTGATGCCGACCAGTGAGAAATCTTTACAATATAACTGTGTTATGTAGTATTAGCTAGCCAAAATGTATCCaaagaaaattatatattaagttAAGATATTTTAGTAAAGTAATATAAAGCACATTCTATATACCACTTGTAATAAAACTAACCGTAATCATATCAAGCGTTTTGTTTACCTTTCGTCACTTCATTGGATGGGTCATTCTGACACCGATCTAATCAGTAGAAACTATAGTAATCGAAAAGGTATACATATTGCTTTGAtgtggtttgttttttttttttttaactaagTGCTTAGTGAAATGAAGATACGATGTAAAGATCTGTAATGAAAGATACCGGTTTAGGTGCAATGACTTATAAAAGAATACTAATTGATAGCTTTTCTATTTATACCTTGACATGGGATCAGCCCCACCTTAGAGGTTACAACTGATTATCGaacagtgggtggtggtgtaTACCCAAAGCTTgagcaaaacattttgaaagcTCGAGCATTTTGCTTAAAATGGGACAAGCCTGTAATAGGGTTTTCCATAATAAACTACAACGCCACTCAGAATAGTCGTGGCACTTATCTACTAGATTGTGCAACAGCGAGCAATATGACTGACAAGTTAGATGCGGAACAATTTAACGACGACGAACTAGAGGCACCTGCTTGGCTGAATCGTCAATTTATAGAGGAAATTCTGAGCGCGTACGAAGATTCCCCGGAACTAAAAGTTGTCGATCTTAAAATCACACCCGCAAGTGCCCAGGGAGATCACTATGCCAGCGTTATGTTCCGAACAACTGCAGAGTGTACCACCGCGAAGGGAAAGTTCAGTAGGCCACTAATCATCAAGGCGATGCCCGAGCAGGATGGACACAAGAAGGATATGCTCAGCGAATCGCATCTATTCGAAACCGAGATCGGAATGTACTGCCAGGTTCTTCCGGAATTCGAGAGAATTCTGCGGGAATCCGGAGACGATACAAAGCTATTTGTTCCCTGCATTTACCATAGCCTGGAGCCGCGTAAGGTGATGATATTTGAGGACCTTGTGCCCCAGGGATATTATGTCATTCGAGACCGTCCGGTTGCTCAGGAAGAACTCAAAACAGCCTTTGCTAAACTGGCCAAATGGCATGCAATTAGCATGAAATACATTAAGGAGGTAGGTTTAATTTAGGTAATTATGGGAGTTCTATATTCCAATATGTTTTTGACTCAAACAGCAACCTGACTTCCTAAAGGAGTTTAAGTATGGCCTCTTCGAGATGCCCACTGTAAAGACCGACCCTTTTATTACAACTGGCATGCAGAGCTTCATTGAAATGCTGGACAGATTACCAGAGCTAAGAAAGTATAAGCCTCATTTCGAAAAGATAAAAGATAAGTACATGCAACGACTACAAGCTGTGATGAAGGAATACCATGAAAATCGAAAGAGTGATGCCTTCTATGTCCTCTGTCATGGTGACTTCCATCTTCGCAATATGATGTTCAAGAACAACAAGGGGACGGGAGCCCACGAGGATACCATGCTGGTGGATTTCCAGATTAGCAACCTTTGTCCCATCACAATTGATCTCACATATTCCATCTATATGCTGATGGAGCCGGAACAACGCAGAGAAATGGGAAAGGACTTGATTAATCACTACTTAACCGTTTTGGTTGCCACCCTCAAGAGCATTGGATACCCAGGTGAACTGCCAACCCAAGCGAAACTCTGGGATGAAATCCATAAGAACAAGTATTATGGTGAGTCAGCCACTTATCAAAAAATGAATTgtgaaaaattataataatgcgttctttaattaacttttagATTTCTTTTTGTTGAGCACTTTTCTGCCCTTGATTTTGGCCATCAAATCGAAGAGTTTTAAAGTGAACGACCTTATACAGGATCCGGAAACCCGCCAAAAAACCTACTTTTTGGATACATATGTTAAAGATGTTTCCAAACTATTGCCGAAATTCGAGCAACTTGGCTACTTTAAATGTCTATAGCTctcatttatttacataaatatgttgcccttattttgtttattccattattttgttttccggttgaaatacatatgtacataagtactTACGAAAGGAACATTTCTTCCAATAAAAGATTATTACTGAAACATGAAACGGAAAGACTTTTTTCAGCAAGGATACAACAACTTTGCTTATCACCTCCACTTTTGTTTGGCCTAAGTTGAAGGCCTAAACAATGTTTTGCAAAGTTTATTGGAAGGAATGATAAGATTAAGCAGTTTGACGAgcaattgaaatatttttaaatataccttaataaattaaaagcttaATAAAAGCTCCTCAGGTTTTCTTTAAAATGATCGTCACTTGACAGACTTATTATACTGGTAGTTCGCAGAGCTCTCGGAACGGTTATACTACTGATTCTAATAAAACCCAATagaacattttgaaaatggaaggcaaaaatattgaatataatGCGGACGAACTTCAGGCGCCAGCTTGGCTAAATGCTCAGTTTATCGGTGATATTCTGAGAGAGTACGAGCAACTCCCGGATCTTAAAGTAACCGATCTGCAGGTATCACCCGCCACTGCCCAGGGAGATCACTATGCCAGCGTTATGTTCCGCACCAAAGTGGAGTACACAACACCTAAGGGAAAGTTCTTCAAGCCACTGATCATCAAAACTATGCCAGAGCAGGAAGGACATAAAAAGGACATGCTGTCCGAATCGCATTTATTCGAAACGGAAATCGGAATGTACTGCCATGCCCTTCCAGAGTTCGAAAGGATCCTCCGAGAAGCAGGGGACAATACCAAACTGTTTGTGCCCTGCATTTATCACAGCTTGAAGCCGCGGCAAGTGATGATATTCGAGGATCTGGTTCCGCAGGGGTACACCGTCATCCGCGATAGCCCGCCCTCACTGGGGGATTTGAAATTGGCCTTCGACAAGCTGGCCAAGTGGCATGCGGTCAGCATGAAAGTCATCAATGAGGTAGGATTCATTGGTTGCGTGACAAATATCCTTTTCACATCTTTTTTCCCTTTAGCAACCATACTTCCTAAAGGAATTTCAGTATGGCTTATTCGAAATGCCCACAATCGATACTGATCCTTTTATAACAACAGGCATGACAAACTTTATTGAAATGCTGGACAAAATGCCGGAACTAAGAAAGTATaaacatcattttgaaaagaTTAAAGATAATTACATGCAACGCCTAGAGGTTGAGATGCATGAATATCACAAATATCGGCGAAACGATCGGTACTACGTCCTGTGTCACGGTGACTTCCATCTTCGCAATATGATGTTTAGACACAATAAGGAGTTGGGAGCCTACGATGACGTGATGTTAGTCGACTTTCAATTGAGCAATCTGTGCCCCATTACAGTGGACTTGACATACTCCGTATATATGCTGATGGAGCCGGAACAGCGCTGGGAAATGGGAGAGAACTTGATCAATGAAtatttttcggttttggtaGCCACCCTCAGGAAAATTGGATACAAGGGGGATATGCCTACCCAAAGAGAATTGTGGgagcaaatacaaaataacaaGTATTATGGTAAGAGAGTCGGTCAAGTGGGAACTCAAAGCTTTAGCAGTAACACCATATTCAACTCATTTCAGATTTCTTTCTGATAAGCACCTTTCTTCCTATAATGGTGGGCGTTAAATCAAATGATTTGAAAATGCATGAGGCACTCCAAGATTCCCAGGCCCGACTGAAGTCCTACTTCCTAGACGACTATGTTCAAGATGTCTATAAGCTTTTGACCAAGTATGAACAACTAGGATACTTTAAGGATCTATAATGTAATTAATGATTTATGTAATAGGAATTTCAATAAACTAGCAATACAAATTCACCTTTAAATTTCATGCATAATAATACTTTAGATATTAAATTTAGAATTGATTCTGATGTTTGCGCAAAACTCATCACTATctgtaattatttttttaagtactTATTGTAAATGGTCCTTAAGTGTCAATTCAAGGTAAGTTTTTGTCACTATTTACACAATTTTGGTATGAATTACGAAAGAAAAGGGAATCATAACAATTATTATTGCTTTGCGTTCctgttgaaattaatttcgcCTAACATCATGACTTGACGTTATTGTGCATAGTAAAAGCTCAATTGGTTTAAACTTTTTAAGCTTCAGATATTTcaagaaaattattgttatGAAGCTTCCGCATATTAACTTGTCTCTTCTACTCAAAATACATTATCTCCGTACACAGACAAAAAAAAGCTTTGCAAATTGTTATCTTTATTCTTTTAATATCATAAGTAGGCCCTCAATAACGCTCTTGAAAACTCAAATGATCAGTAGTCAGTTTAGTAAAAGCTTGCAAAGTTGGTAGAGGTATGGCGGAAAACGTAGATTCAGCACAATTTAATGCGGATGAGGTGGATGCCCCAGCTTGGCTAAATGCGGAACTTATCGAGGGCGCTCTAAGAGCTTATGAAAAGGATCCTGAATTGCATGTAACTGATTTGAAAATTAGTCCTGCGACTCTGCAGGGAGATCATTATGCCAGCGTCATGTTCCGAGCTGTTTCCCACTACTCCACCGCCAAGGGGAATTTCTCCAAGGCACTGATAGTTAAAACAATGCCGGAACAGGAAGGTCACAAAAAGGATATGCTGTCAAATTCGCCGATATTCAAAACGGAGATCTTAATGTACAGCAAAGCTCTTCCAGAGCTCGAGAGAATTCTCCGGGAGGCAGGGGATACTACCAAGCTCTATGCGCCTTGTATCTATCACAGCTTGGAACCTCATCAGGTGATGATATTCGAGGATCTGGTGCCACAGGGGTACACCGTCATCCGAGATCGTTATCCTAATAAAGAAGAACTTCAGAAAGCCTTCTTCAAGTTGGCAAAGTGGCATGCAGCCAGCATGAAAGTTTTAAATGAGGTGAACTAGTGCACCATCCATTGCAAAAGATAACAAAGTAAGAACTTTTCTTTTCAAGCGACCTGACTTTCTTAAGGAATTTAAGTATGGGTTATGGGGCATGCCCAACTTTCTGAACGATTCTATAGTGACAACTGGAGTACCCTGTTTCCTGGAAATGTTAGACAAGGTTCCGGAACTCACGAAATATAAGCCGTATTTCGAAAAAATAAAGGATAACTACATTCAGCAGATGAGTGCAGTCATGGAAGAATATCGCACTAATCCGAAGCCAAATAGGTACTACGTGCTGTGTCACGGGGATTTTCATGGGCGCAACATGATGTTTAGGTATAACAAGGAAACAGGGTCTTTCGAGGACGTAATGCTGGTGGATTTCCAGATCAGTAATGTTTGCCCCCTTTCCATTGACCTAATTTACTCCATCTTCATGGTAATGGATACGGAGGATCGTTGGGATCTTGGAAAGGAATATATCAATTATTATTTCTCTGTTCTGGCGGACACTCTGAAAAAAATAGGCTTCAAAGGTGAAATGCCAACTCAGACAGGAGTGTGGGAGCATATTCATGGCCATAAGGATTACGGTAAGGAACTAAAATTGAAAGACAGCTGTTGACTTGTATGCTTATTCCTTGTTACATCGTTATAGAATTCTTCATGATGACCAGCTTTCTACCCCTGGTGGCTGCCATGAATAcgaaaacatttaaaagtATGGATTCATTTTTTGATCCGCAAACGAAACAAAAGTCTTTCTTTTTGGATGAATACATTACGGATGTCAAGATGCTATTGCGAAAATTCGAAGAACTGGGATATTTTAAAGATCTTTAATCCGATtgtataaaattaattgaaataaaaaaataacttcACATTTACCTACATAATTGCACTCGTTATTAACAAACATATACGTGTAAAGTTGCATGCATTCAAGGTAAAGTTCTTTCCCGCTATTGATTTCGAAATTCTAAAAGAAACATTTAAAacatacatttattattttattgcttatatatatttactgaAATCCGTTTCTTGCGTTTAccaaatatgtatattattattataaataaaatcttggaatttgttttattaatattgCTGACATCATCATGACTTCACATCATGACGGATAGGGCTGTTAAATTATAAACTTAAAGTTGGCAATGTGTCATTCAGTAATCAAAAAAGTCATTATCCTAATCATGTTCGGAACACGATGTTAAAGAATAGAACAAGGAAACAGAGGTCTTTGTGGCAGTAGTGATTTCAAGATCAGCTACACATATGCGCTCCAATACCATTGTCCCAATTTACTCCAACATCAAACTGAAAAAAGTGGGCTTCAGGGAGATATGTTCCCTTCCAGGAATCTAAAAGCATATCCATGGCCATAAGGATTACGGTCTTACGTCTTACATTCTGTCAAGATGCAGTTTCGAAAATATAGTTATAGTGAAACAACATAGTTATTTTGAAAATCTGTATCACGATTGTATAAAATCGGGCAAACTTGAATTTAATTCGTCTTCAAACATTTGATAATCCAGTAAGCTGGACTaacattaaacatttttagcgTTTTATACTTCTTACACCTGACctaaatattatttcatagAACAGAATAAATATCTgatttatttgtaagtttCTATTGATCACAGTATTTGTCCTGTAGAACAGATTTCAATGCATATTGATAAGATCATTGAGTAGACGTATTTCAcacaaaatcgaaaagtttCGTGTTAAAAGGTTCAAGCCGCTTTCGAAAGCTCACTTAGCCAGCCTTTATAATAAGTGGGCACATAGGAAGGTTTAGTATACCCAGATCAAACATCATTCCGAATTGTTTGTTGAGAGcgcgaaataaaaatgccagaAAACGCAGATACCGAGCAATTTAATGCCGATGAGCTGGAGGCTCCTGCATGGCTGAATGCCCAGTTTATTACTGACGTTCTTAGAACCTACGAAAAGTGTCCGGAACTGGAGGTTACCGATCTTAAAATCACTCCGGCGAGTGCCCAGGGAGATCACTACGCAAGCGTAATGTTCCGTACTACTGCTGAGTATACCACTTCGAAAGGAAAGTTCTGTAAGCCGCTAATCATTAAAACGATGCCAGAACAAGAAGGACACAAGAAGGATATGCTTAGCGACTCACATTTGTTCTCCACCGAGATTAATGCTTACACTAAGGCTCTGCCCGAATTCGAGAGAATTCTCCGGGAGGCAGGCGACGATACAAAGCTATTTGTGCCCTGTATCTACCACAGTCTAGAGCCTCGGCAGGTGTTAATATTCGAGGATTTGGTGCCGCAGGGATACTTCGTGATCCGAGATCGTCCAATAAACATGAACgaatacaaaaatgttttctcCAAACTGGCCAAATGGCATGCTGTTAGCATGAAAGTCTTGAATGAGCAACCTGATATCTTGAAAGACTTCAAGTATGGGCTAATGGAAATGCCTTCTATTATGTCGGATCCAATGGTTACTACTGGAATGGacaactttttgaaaatgatgGACCAGATTCCTGAACTTACAAAGTACAAGCCACACTTTgagaaaataaaagagaacTACATACAGCGTATGGGTGATGTAATGCAGGAATATCGCAAGAACGTTCAATCCGATGGATACTACGTGATGTGTCACGGAGATTTTCATGGCCGAAATATGATGTTCAATAAAAATGAGGAGGTCATGTTTGTAGATTTCCAAATCTGTAACCTGTGTCCCATTACAATCGATTTGAGTTATTCTGTGTACATGCTCATGGAGCCAGAGCAGCGATGGGATCTCGGAAAGGATCttattaacttttatttttcggttttggAGGACACGTTAAAAAAAGTTGGCTACAAGGGCAAGATGCCGACCAATGATGGTCTGTGGAAGCAAATACACCGACACAAGTTTTATGGTAAGTGCCTATTTTATTTATCGCCTAGTTTCAATAAGCCTAACCACTTCAATATTTTTACAGACTTCTTCCTTTTAACCACTTTTTCGCCAATGATTGTGGCCGTTAAAGCGAATACGTTTAAAATACACGAGTTAATTCAAGATCCGGAAATCAGACAAAAATCATACCTCTATGACCCTTATGTTCAAGATGTCAAAAAGCTTTTGGGTAAATATGAGGAAATGGGATACTTTAACGATCTTTGATCTATTTTTAAAGCTATCAGTtaaaatgtgtatatattgCATGGCTAATTGATCGCAACTATATGAACCATGTAATTTTTTAGGGTTTCCTtttgctttaaattaaataacaaaacgtatcatcaaattaaatttttctttttttttaatttgggTGTAAAATACTCATGGAATATTTGTCTGGAAAGCTTACTGTATGTGGAAGCCCGAATACTTTTGATCGAATGTAACGCAATCTTCATTAGCCCTTTGTCACTATTCATCCAAGAATCCAGATAGCTCGAATTCTTTAATAGTTCGCTGAAGGAAAGCCCGATACTTGGggttttcaacattttcccGGCGGAAACGATCACCGCTCTCAGTGCGTGAGTTCAGATCCTCAAGGTTTTCGAAACCAGCTCCCTCCCTGAAGATCAGTGGAGTCAGGCAAGTGGCGCCAATGAC harbors:
- the CG11892 gene encoding uncharacterized protein, isoform A, coding for MSVSDLIGALDAIPKLTVPESLVPEETSVFLDAPEWLTESYLQDALRKYYKDQLIRINWVKVNPALGKGENYGGVLTRVKAQFTRSDGSSQLGHYIVKSTFEGNEFAQNAMKPYDIFNREMIIYEQVLPKQKALLREIGDAEQIFAETMAVDIDNSALIFEDLNARGFVMPDRLVGLDQKLARIVLRKLAKMHATSAVLNERENHILESYDRGFFNRYTDNYEPAFVGMLQAATRRVAQWPGYEKYAEKLKALVPIYMELGKRIFDISPGHINVLAHGDLWTNNVLVKYDKQTGEPIDVVIIDFQYTAWGSPALDLFYFMNSSLEFDLHQNHQEQLIAYYFRHFADTLKKLQYRSTIPSLHQFHQQLQQKKFYAAHTSISVFPVQRNVETADADFNALMENNQRAMNFKDACYRNPIAQRILRELLPDFEAEGLLDADQ
- the CG31300 gene encoding uncharacterized protein — its product is MTDKLDAEQFNDDELEAPAWLNRQFIEEILSAYEDSPELKVVDLKITPASAQGDHYASVMFRTTAECTTAKGKFSRPLIIKAMPEQDGHKKDMLSESHLFETEIGMYCQVLPEFERILRESGDDTKLFVPCIYHSLEPRKVMIFEDLVPQGYYVIRDRPVAQEELKTAFAKLAKWHAISMKYIKEQPDFLKEFKYGLFEMPTVKTDPFITTGMQSFIEMLDRLPELRKYKPHFEKIKDKYMQRLQAVMKEYHENRKSDAFYVLCHGDFHLRNMMFKNNKGTGAHEDTMLVDFQISNLCPITIDLTYSIYMLMEPEQRREMGKDLINHYLTVLVATLKSIGYPGELPTQAKLWDEIHKNKYYDFFLLSTFLPLILAIKSKSFKVNDLIQDPETRQKTYFLDTYVKDVSKLLPKFEQLGYFKCL
- the CG31104 gene encoding uncharacterized protein, which encodes MEGKNIEYNADELQAPAWLNAQFIGDILREYEQLPDLKVTDLQVSPATAQGDHYASVMFRTKVEYTTPKGKFFKPLIIKTMPEQEGHKKDMLSESHLFETEIGMYCHALPEFERILREAGDNTKLFVPCIYHSLKPRQVMIFEDLVPQGYTVIRDSPPSLGDLKLAFDKLAKWHAVSMKVINEQPYFLKEFQYGLFEMPTIDTDPFITTGMTNFIEMLDKMPELRKYKHHFEKIKDNYMQRLEVEMHEYHKYRRNDRYYVLCHGDFHLRNMMFRHNKELGAYDDVMLVDFQLSNLCPITVDLTYSVYMLMEPEQRWEMGENLINEYFSVLVATLRKIGYKGDMPTQRELWEQIQNNKYYDFFLISTFLPIMVGVKSNDLKMHEALQDSQARLKSYFLDDYVQDVYKLLTKYEQLGYFKDL
- the CG13658 gene encoding uncharacterized protein; its protein translation is MAENVDSAQFNADEVDAPAWLNAELIEGALRAYEKDPELHVTDLKISPATLQGDHYASVMFRAVSHYSTAKGNFSKALIVKTMPEQEGHKKDMLSNSPIFKTEILMYSKALPELERILREAGDTTKLYAPCIYHSLEPHQVMIFEDLVPQGYTVIRDRYPNKEELQKAFFKLAKWHAASMKVLNERPDFLKEFKYGLWGMPNFLNDSIVTTGVPCFLEMLDKVPELTKYKPYFEKIKDNYIQQMSAVMEEYRTNPKPNRYYVLCHGDFHGRNMMFRYNKETGSFEDVMLVDFQISNVCPLSIDLIYSIFMVMDTEDRWDLGKEYINYYFSVLADTLKKIGFKGEMPTQTGVWEHIHGHKDYEFFMMTSFLPLVAAMNTKTFKSMDSFFDPQTKQKSFFLDEYITDVKMLLRKFEELGYFKDL
- the CG11893 gene encoding uncharacterized protein — translated: MPENADTEQFNADELEAPAWLNAQFITDVLRTYEKCPELEVTDLKITPASAQGDHYASVMFRTTAEYTTSKGKFCKPLIIKTMPEQEGHKKDMLSDSHLFSTEINAYTKALPEFERILREAGDDTKLFVPCIYHSLEPRQVLIFEDLVPQGYFVIRDRPINMNEYKNVFSKLAKWHAVSMKVLNEQPDILKDFKYGLMEMPSIMSDPMVTTGMDNFLKMMDQIPELTKYKPHFEKIKENYIQRMGDVMQEYRKNVQSDGYYVMCHGDFHGRNMMFNKNEEVMFVDFQICNLCPITIDLSYSVYMLMEPEQRWDLGKDLINFYFSVLEDTLKKVGYKGKMPTNDGLWKQIHRHKFYDFFLLTTFSPMIVAVKANTFKIHELIQDPEIRQKSYLYDPYVQDVKKLLGKYEEMGYFNDL